tttttaataatatagtcAATAGTTTTAGCAggttaacaatattataaaaatgacacGATTTAAACTTAAAAGCTTACTGTTATTAGGAATATTACTGTTAgtaactcaaatattttcatcaaaagcaactaaggtaagtaaaattaaaatttaatactataaacCCAAGTCAAAAAGTCAGGTAGTATCAACTGTCTTTTTGTATCAAATGTAGAACGTTGACATTCCTCACTTGCCGTCAACGAATTTTCATGTTTGCTCATGAAGTTATGGCGTGAAATTAATGTATTGCAATAATTTGCTCCTGTTAGCTTACCGTATTTGTGTAGCCTTGTTTAAATGTGGCCCTAATCGTATATTTGTGAATATATTTGTAGGACTCATGTGATAAAGGAGACAGTTCTAAAGGATCAGGATCATCAGGATCTGCTAGCGGTGGTTCAGCTGCCGCTGCAAGTGGAGGATCAACTGCCACTGCTTCTAAAGGCTCAGCTGGTGCTGCCAGTGGAGGTTCATCTGCTAGTGCTGCTAAAGGCGCTGCTGGTGCTGCTAGTGGAGGATCAGCTGCTACTGCTTCCAAAGGTTGCGCGGGAGCATCCAGTGGAGGATCAACTGCTAGTGCTACCAAGGGCTCTGCAGGTGCTGCTAGTGGAGGATCAACTGCAAGTGCATGCAAAGGCGCTGCTGGTGCTTCCAGTGGAGGTTCGACTGCAAGTGCTAGCAAAGGCTCTGCTGGAGCTTCCAGTGGTGGATCAACCGCTAGTGCTTCTAAAGGCTCCGCCGGTGCCTGTAGTGGAGGTAGTTCTGCTGCCGCTAGTAAAGGTAGTGCTTCAGCAGCTTCTGGAGGCAGCTCAGCAACTGCGAGCAAAGGTGGTGCTTCAGCTGCAACAGGCGGTGGATCTGCTAGTTCCAGTGGAGGAGGAGCTTCAGCGGCTAGTGGGGGAGGATCAGCAGCTGCTAGTGGAGGTGGAGCCGCAGCATCTGGTGGTGGAGGGTCCGCAGCTGCCAGTGGAGGAAGCGCAGCAGCATCGGGTGGTGGGGCTGCAGCATCCGGTTGTGGGGGGTCTGCAGCCGCAAGTGGAGGCAGTGCAGCAGCTTCAGGTGGTGGAGCAGCAGCGTCAGGTCCTGGAGGTTCTGCGGCTGCAGCTGGAGGAAGTGCAGCGGCATCTGGCAACGGCGCAGCAGCGTCTGTTGCTGGAGGATCTGCAGCTGCC
This genomic interval from Chrysoperla carnea chromosome 1, inChrCarn1.1, whole genome shotgun sequence contains the following:
- the LOC123305722 gene encoding uncharacterized transmembrane protein DDB_G0289901-like isoform X1; this translates as MTRFKLKSLLLLGILLLVTQIFSSKATKDSCDKGDSSKGSGSSGSASGGSAAAASGGSTATASKGSAGAASGGSSASAAKGAAGAASGGSAATASKGCAGASSGGSTASATKGSAGAASGGSTASACKGAAGASSGGSTASASKGSAGASSGGSTASASKGSAGACSGGSSAAASKGSASAASGGSSATASKGGASAATGGGSASSSGGGASAASGGGSAAASGGGAAASGGGGSAAASGGSAAASGGGAAASGCGGSAAASGGSAAASGGGAAASGPGGSAAAAGGSAAASGNGAAASVAGGSAAASGGSAVSSATSAGVASAASSAGNGVDLSNSTTKLASTKTSSTSNELVASGAGAEDSLLYLADDGSLAKLLGADDSRNDMKDVMKTALNFASNMMDSKAGQLAKGAPAGYSGAQLSNSYGGYQPAYPPPPPGGYGPPPSGGYAPPPSGYNPYYQPPPGYCGFPA
- the LOC123305722 gene encoding uncharacterized transmembrane protein DDB_G0289901-like isoform X2; translation: MTRFKLKSLLLLGILLLVTQIFSSKATKDSCDKGDSSKGSGSSGSASGGSAAAASGGSTATASKGSAGAASGGSSASAAKGAAGAASGGSAATASKGCAGASSGGSTASATKGSAGAASGGSTASACKGAAGASSGGSTASASKGSAGASSGGSTASASKGSAGACSGGSSAAASKGSASAASGGSSATASKGGASAATGGGSASSSGGGASAASGGGSAAASGGGAAASGGGGSAAASGGSAAASGGGAAASGGGAAASGPGGSAAAAGGSAAASGNGAAASVAGGSAAASGGSAVSSATSAGVASAASSAGNGVDLSNSTTKLASTKTSSTSNELVASGAGAEDSLLYLADDGSLAKLLGADDSRNDMKDVMKTALNFASNMMDSKAGQLAKGAPAGYSGAQLSNSYGGYQPAYPPPPPGGYGPPPSGGYAPPPSGYNPYYQPPPGYCGFPA